From the genome of Duffyella gerundensis, one region includes:
- a CDS encoding DUF2569 domain-containing protein → MTVTAAQPRIGGWLLLPLAWLIMTLLTSALVMAMYLSVISTAEVRHTLFSSHQFTLQWALSLATSAIVWVYSAWVTWIFCQRSRRLPRHYIIWLLLTVLLALKTFAFSPVADGAAVRTLLISLLAAAVLVPYFKRSQRVKNTFTAP, encoded by the coding sequence ATGACCGTAACTGCTGCTCAGCCACGCATCGGCGGCTGGCTATTGCTGCCGCTCGCCTGGCTGATCATGACGCTGCTTACCAGTGCGCTGGTGATGGCGATGTATCTGAGTGTGATCAGCACGGCGGAAGTCCGTCACACCCTGTTCAGCAGCCATCAGTTCACGCTGCAATGGGCGCTGTCGCTGGCAACATCGGCCATCGTGTGGGTGTACAGCGCGTGGGTAACGTGGATTTTTTGTCAGCGATCGCGCCGGTTGCCGCGCCATTACATTATCTGGCTGCTGCTGACCGTGCTGCTGGCGCTGAAGACCTTTGCCTTTTCGCCGGTAGCGGATGGCGCGGCGGTTCGGACATTGCTGATTTCTCTGCTGGCCGCCGCCGTGCTGGTGCCCTATTTCAAGCGCTCACAACGGGTAAAAAACACCTTCACCGCGCCGTAA
- the rsxG gene encoding electron transport complex subunit RsxG, with protein MLDSIRKNGVTLAVFAAVTTGLTAVVNYVTKPVIAHQTAVQQKILLDQVVPPTLYNNNIQQECYVVTDPALGNNAPHQLYLARKDDKPVAVALETTAPDGYSGNIQMIVGADFSGTVLGVRVVEHHETPGLGDKIDLRISDWINSFAGKVVHGAADGHFAVKKDGGDFDQFTGATITPRAVVNATKRTTLFIASLPPRLASLPECGESNE; from the coding sequence ATGCTGGATTCCATACGTAAAAACGGTGTGACGCTGGCGGTGTTTGCCGCAGTTACCACCGGCCTGACCGCGGTAGTGAATTACGTGACTAAACCGGTGATCGCACATCAAACCGCGGTGCAGCAGAAAATTTTGCTCGATCAGGTAGTGCCGCCAACGCTCTATAACAACAATATTCAGCAGGAATGTTACGTTGTCACCGACCCCGCTCTGGGCAACAATGCGCCTCATCAGCTCTATCTGGCACGTAAGGATGACAAGCCGGTTGCCGTGGCGCTTGAGACCACCGCACCGGATGGCTATTCTGGCAACATTCAGATGATTGTCGGCGCGGATTTCAGCGGCACGGTGCTGGGCGTACGCGTGGTTGAACACCATGAAACGCCGGGCCTCGGTGACAAAATCGATTTGCGTATCTCTGACTGGATCAACAGCTTTGCCGGTAAAGTGGTGCACGGCGCGGCCGATGGCCATTTTGCCGTGAAAAAAGATGGCGGTGATTTTGATCAGTTCACCGGCGCTACCATTACCCCGCGAGCGGTGGTGAATGCCACAAAACGTACTACGCTGTTTATCGCCTCACTGCCGCCGCGTCTGGCGTCGTTACCCGAATGTGGAGAGTCCAATGAGTGA
- a CDS encoding electron transport complex subunit E — MSEAKNLLVGGLWKNNSALVQLLGLCPLLAVTSTATNALGLGLATTLVLVCTNSGISLTRRWVPSEIRIPIYVMIIASVVSCVQMLINAYAYGLYQSLGIFIPLIVTNCIVVGRAEAVASKTSVPLAALDGFAIGMGATCAMTVLGSLREIIGNGTLFNGADLLLGPWAKALRIEVVHFDSPMLLAMLPPGAFIGLGMMLAAKYLIDQKMKARALRAAEQQALSLGEPGKAV; from the coding sequence ATGAGTGAAGCTAAAAATCTGCTGGTCGGCGGATTGTGGAAAAACAACTCGGCGCTGGTGCAGCTGCTGGGCCTTTGTCCGCTGCTGGCCGTCACCTCAACTGCCACCAACGCGCTGGGCCTTGGCCTGGCGACCACGCTGGTGCTGGTCTGCACCAACAGCGGTATCTCCCTGACTCGCCGCTGGGTGCCGTCTGAAATTCGTATTCCGATCTATGTGATGATCATTGCTTCGGTGGTGAGCTGCGTGCAGATGCTGATTAACGCTTACGCTTATGGCCTTTATCAGTCGCTGGGCATCTTTATTCCGCTGATCGTTACCAACTGCATCGTAGTGGGCCGCGCGGAAGCGGTGGCGTCAAAAACCAGTGTACCGCTGGCGGCGCTGGATGGGTTTGCTATCGGCATGGGTGCGACCTGCGCCATGACCGTGCTCGGTTCGCTGCGCGAAATTATCGGTAATGGCACGCTGTTCAACGGCGCCGATCTGCTGCTCGGCCCGTGGGCAAAAGCGTTGCGCATCGAAGTGGTCCATTTTGATTCCCCAATGCTGCTGGCGATGCTGCCGCCGGGCGCGTTTATCGGTCTCGGCATGATGCTGGCGGCAAAATACCTCATTGATCAGAAAATGAAAGCGCGTGCACTGCGGGCCGCGGAACAGCAGGCGTTATCGCTGGGTGAGCCAGGTAAAGCGGTGTGA
- the rsxA gene encoding electron transport complex subunit RsxA translates to MTEYLLLFIGTVLVNNFVLVKFLGLCPFMGVSKKLETAIGMGLATTFVITLASICSWLVNHLLLIPLDLIYLRTLAYILVIAVVVQFTEMVVRKTSPALYRLLGIFLPLITTNCAVLAVPLLSVNYNHSFLQAALYGFSASLGFSLVMVLFAGMRERLVLANVPAPFKGSSIALITAGLMALAFMGFSGLVKF, encoded by the coding sequence ATGACCGAATACTTACTGCTTTTTATCGGCACGGTGCTGGTGAATAACTTCGTGTTAGTGAAGTTTCTCGGCCTTTGTCCGTTTATGGGCGTTTCCAAAAAACTGGAGACGGCCATTGGCATGGGTCTCGCCACCACATTTGTTATCACACTGGCTTCGATCTGTTCGTGGCTGGTGAATCACCTGTTGTTGATTCCGCTCGATTTAATCTATCTGCGCACCCTGGCCTATATCCTGGTGATCGCCGTGGTGGTGCAGTTCACGGAAATGGTGGTGCGTAAAACCAGCCCGGCGCTCTATCGCCTGCTGGGCATTTTTCTGCCGCTGATCACCACCAACTGCGCCGTGCTGGCGGTGCCGCTACTGAGCGTGAATTACAACCACTCGTTTCTGCAGGCCGCGCTGTATGGTTTCAGCGCCTCGCTGGGCTTCTCGCTGGTGATGGTGCTGTTTGCTGGCATGCGCGAACGTCTGGTGCTGGCCAACGTGCCGGCTCCCTTTAAAGGTTCCTCTATCGCCCTGATTACCGCCGGGCTGATGGCGCTGGCCTTTATGGGCTTCTCAGGTTTGGTGAAATTCTGA
- the ytfR gene encoding galactofuranose ABC transporter, ATP-binding protein YtfR gives MSRADESLLTMQGISKFFPGVRALDNVSFSLQRGEIMALLGENGAGKSTLIKVLTGVYSRDAGEISLNGVAINPQSTAQAQAFGIGTVYQEVNLLPNMSVADNLFIGREPRRLGMIDRKRMVRDAQKLLHDYGFELDVTRPLGHYSVAMQQIIAICRAVDLSAQVLILDEPTASLDASEVDMLFTLMNQLKAKGMSLIFVTHFLDQVYRVCDRITVLRNGQFIATRETQSLPRLELIKLMLGRELLETALQRAGSTLRSDRPVVEFTDYGKKGTIAPFNLQVRPGEAVGLAGLLGSGRTETAELLFGIKPADSGTAKIRGKVQRIRTPAQASKLGMGFCPEDRKTDGIIGSASVRENIILALQAQRGWLKPIGKREQQEIADRFIKSLGIRTPNAEQPIGLLSGGNQQKVLLSRWLVTKPQFLILDEPTRGIDVGAHAEIIRLIESLCADGLALLVISSELEELVGYADRVIILRDREQVAEIPLEKLSVAAIVNAIADGGAHA, from the coding sequence ATGAGCAGAGCAGACGAATCACTGCTAACCATGCAGGGCATCAGTAAATTCTTTCCCGGCGTTCGCGCCCTCGATAATGTCTCATTCAGCCTGCAGCGCGGAGAAATCATGGCGCTGCTGGGCGAAAACGGTGCCGGTAAATCGACCCTGATCAAAGTGCTGACCGGCGTTTACAGCCGCGATGCTGGTGAAATCAGCCTGAACGGCGTGGCGATTAACCCGCAGAGCACCGCGCAGGCGCAGGCGTTTGGCATCGGCACTGTTTATCAGGAAGTTAACCTGCTGCCCAATATGTCGGTGGCGGATAATCTGTTTATTGGCCGCGAACCGCGCCGTCTGGGCATGATCGATCGTAAGCGTATGGTGCGTGATGCGCAGAAGCTGCTGCACGATTATGGCTTTGAGCTGGACGTCACGCGCCCGCTTGGCCACTACTCGGTGGCAATGCAGCAGATCATCGCCATCTGCCGCGCGGTGGATCTCTCTGCGCAGGTGTTGATCCTGGATGAACCCACCGCCAGCCTCGATGCCAGCGAAGTGGACATGCTGTTTACGCTGATGAATCAGCTGAAAGCCAAAGGCATGAGCCTGATCTTCGTCACCCACTTTCTCGATCAGGTTTACCGCGTCTGCGATCGTATTACCGTGCTGCGTAACGGCCAGTTTATCGCCACTCGCGAGACGCAGAGCCTGCCGCGGCTGGAGCTGATCAAGCTGATGCTGGGGCGCGAACTGTTAGAAACTGCCTTGCAGCGCGCCGGCAGCACCCTGCGTAGCGATCGGCCAGTGGTGGAATTTACCGACTACGGCAAAAAGGGCACCATCGCGCCCTTTAATTTGCAGGTGCGTCCTGGCGAAGCGGTGGGCCTGGCGGGCCTGCTTGGCTCCGGCCGTACCGAAACCGCTGAGCTGTTGTTTGGCATCAAACCGGCCGACAGCGGCACGGCGAAAATTCGTGGCAAGGTCCAGCGCATTCGGACTCCGGCACAGGCCTCAAAGCTCGGCATGGGTTTCTGTCCGGAAGATCGCAAAACCGATGGCATCATTGGCAGCGCCTCGGTGCGGGAAAATATCATCCTTGCCCTGCAGGCGCAGCGCGGCTGGTTAAAGCCGATCGGCAAGCGTGAGCAGCAGGAGATTGCCGATCGCTTTATTAAAAGTCTCGGCATCCGCACGCCCAATGCGGAACAACCGATTGGCCTGCTGTCAGGCGGCAACCAGCAAAAGGTGCTGTTGTCGCGCTGGCTGGTCACCAAACCGCAGTTTCTGATCCTCGACGAACCGACGCGTGGCATTGACGTCGGCGCCCACGCCGAAATCATTCGTCTGATTGAATCACTCTGCGCAGATGGCCTGGCGTTGCTGGTGATCTCCTCTGAACTGGAGGAGCTGGTGGGCTATGCCGATCGGGTAATTATTCTGCGCGATCGCGAGCAGGTCGCTGAAATTCCGTTAGAGAAGCTCTCGGTAGCGGCGATCGTCAACGCTATTGCCGATGGGGGTGCACATGCTTGA
- the yjfF gene encoding galactofuranose ABC transporter, permease protein YjfF produces the protein MVKRHLPLMITLLVFVAGYLFCLSQFPGFASTRVICNILTDNAFLGIIAVGMTFVILSGGIDLSVGAVIAFTGVFLARVIGDFHLSPWLAFTIILLGGALFGAMMGWLIDALKIPAFIITLAGMFFLRGCSYLISESSIPIDHPLYSTLSSMAWKIPGGGRLSLLALIMLAVVAVGILVAHRTRFGNQVYAVGGSNVSAQLMGISTRATTVRIYMLSTTLATLAGIVFSIYTSAGYALAGLGVELDAIASVVIGGTLLSGGVGTVLGTLFGVLIQGLIQTWINFDGTLSSWWTKIAIGVLLFVFIALQRLLTVMWDRQQNAPVRRVL, from the coding sequence ATGGTTAAACGTCATCTGCCGCTGATGATCACCTTACTGGTGTTCGTGGCGGGCTACCTGTTTTGTCTGAGCCAGTTTCCGGGCTTCGCTTCTACCCGGGTGATCTGCAACATTCTCACCGACAACGCCTTTTTAGGCATTATCGCCGTGGGTATGACCTTTGTGATCCTCTCGGGCGGTATCGATCTGTCGGTGGGCGCGGTGATCGCCTTTACCGGCGTCTTTCTTGCCCGGGTTATCGGCGATTTTCATCTGTCGCCGTGGCTCGCCTTTACGATCATCCTGCTGGGCGGTGCGCTGTTTGGCGCCATGATGGGCTGGCTGATCGATGCGCTGAAAATCCCGGCGTTTATCATCACCCTGGCGGGCATGTTTTTTCTGCGCGGCTGCAGCTACCTGATCTCTGAAAGCTCGATTCCAATCGACCATCCGCTCTACAGCACGCTCTCCAGCATGGCGTGGAAAATACCCGGCGGCGGACGGCTCAGCCTGCTGGCGCTTATCATGCTGGCGGTGGTGGCGGTGGGCATTCTGGTGGCACACCGTACCCGCTTCGGCAACCAGGTTTATGCCGTCGGCGGCAGTAACGTCTCCGCGCAGCTCATGGGCATCTCCACCCGCGCCACCACGGTGCGTATTTATATGCTGTCCACCACGCTGGCCACGCTGGCGGGCATTGTGTTCTCGATCTATACCTCGGCAGGTTATGCGCTGGCCGGATTAGGCGTCGAGCTGGACGCGATCGCCTCGGTGGTGATCGGCGGCACGCTGCTCTCCGGCGGTGTTGGCACCGTGCTCGGCACGCTGTTCGGCGTGTTAATTCAGGGCTTGATTCAGACCTGGATTAACTTCGACGGCACGCTCAGCTCGTGGTGGACCAAAATCGCTATCGGCGTGCTGCTGTTTGTGTTTATCGCGCTGCAGCGGTTACTTACGGTGATGTGGGATCGGCAGCAGAATGCACCCGTCAGGAGGGTGTTGTAG
- the rsxD gene encoding electron transport complex subunit RsxD, which yields MAFRIASSPYTHNRRSTSSIMMLVLLAAIPGMAAQYYFFGPGNLLQVLLAAITAWSTEAAILKLRKKPIALNLADNSALLTALLLGVSLPPLAPWWLIVIGTVFAIVIAKQLYGGLGQNPFNPAMIGYVVLLISFPVQMTSWLPPESLQVIKPGLLDSLSMIFTHHTLAGETMQQLQMGVDGVSQATPLDSFKTGLRAGHSADQLLALPIFHGVIAGLGWQWINIGFLLGGLFLLANNTIRWHIPLSMLASLTVCATLGWLIAPGSLVSPLIHLFSGATMLGAFFIATDPVTASTTNKGRLLYGALIGLLVWLIRSYGGYPDGVAFAVLLANICVPLIDYYTQPRVYGHRKE from the coding sequence ATGGCGTTCCGCATAGCAAGCTCTCCTTATACGCACAATCGCCGCAGCACCAGCTCAATCATGATGCTGGTACTGCTGGCCGCCATTCCGGGCATGGCCGCCCAGTATTATTTTTTCGGTCCTGGTAACCTGCTACAGGTGCTGCTGGCGGCCATTACCGCCTGGAGTACCGAAGCGGCGATCCTGAAACTGCGCAAGAAGCCCATCGCGCTGAATCTGGCCGATAATTCAGCGCTGCTTACCGCCCTGCTGCTTGGCGTCAGCCTGCCGCCGCTGGCGCCGTGGTGGCTGATTGTCATTGGCACCGTGTTCGCCATCGTGATCGCCAAACAGCTGTATGGCGGGCTGGGGCAAAACCCGTTTAACCCGGCGATGATTGGCTACGTGGTGCTGCTGATCTCCTTCCCGGTGCAGATGACCAGCTGGCTGCCGCCAGAATCCTTGCAGGTGATTAAGCCCGGACTGCTGGACTCCCTGAGCATGATTTTCACCCATCACACGCTGGCGGGCGAAACCATGCAGCAGTTGCAGATGGGCGTTGATGGCGTCAGTCAGGCGACGCCGCTGGACAGCTTTAAAACTGGCCTGCGCGCCGGTCACAGCGCCGATCAGCTGCTGGCATTGCCGATTTTTCACGGCGTCATTGCCGGGCTGGGCTGGCAGTGGATCAATATCGGTTTTCTGCTGGGCGGTCTGTTCCTGCTGGCTAACAACACCATCCGCTGGCACATCCCGCTAAGCATGCTGGCATCGCTGACGGTCTGCGCCACCCTTGGCTGGTTGATTGCGCCGGGCTCGCTGGTTTCGCCGCTGATCCACCTGTTTTCCGGTGCCACCATGCTGGGGGCCTTTTTCATCGCCACCGATCCGGTGACCGCGTCCACCACCAATAAAGGCCGTTTGCTGTATGGCGCGCTGATTGGGCTACTGGTGTGGTTGATCCGCAGTTACGGCGGCTACCCAGATGGCGTGGCGTTTGCGGTGTTGCTGGCCAATATCTGCGTGCCGCTGATTGATTACTATACCCAGCCGCGCGTTTACGGGCATCGCAAGGAGTGA
- the ydgT gene encoding transcription modulator YdgT has product MTAQDYLLKFRKINNAESLEKLYDHLNYSLTDDQDIINMYRAADHRRAELVSGGRLFDLGCVPKSVWRYVI; this is encoded by the coding sequence ATGACCGCGCAAGATTACCTGTTGAAGTTTCGTAAAATTAATAACGCAGAAAGTCTGGAAAAACTTTACGACCACCTCAATTATTCCCTCACCGACGACCAGGACATCATCAATATGTATCGCGCTGCCGACCACCGGCGCGCCGAGCTGGTGTCGGGCGGACGGCTGTTCGATTTAGGCTGCGTACCCAAATCTGTCTGGCGTTACGTGATATAA
- the nth gene encoding endonuclease III, which produces MNKEKRIEILTRLRDNNPHPTTELVFNSPFELLIAVLLSAQATDVSVNKATAKLYPVANTPEAMLALGVDGVKSYIKTIGLFNSKAENVIKTCRLLIERHNSVVPEDRAALEALPGVGRKTANVVLNTAFGWPTIAVDTHIFRVCNRTRFAPGKNVDLVEEKLLKVVPAAFKVDCHHWFILHGRYTCVARKPRCGACIIEDLCEYADKTEI; this is translated from the coding sequence GTGAACAAAGAAAAACGTATTGAAATTCTGACCCGGCTGCGGGACAACAATCCGCATCCCACCACCGAACTGGTGTTCAACTCGCCTTTTGAACTCCTGATTGCAGTACTGCTGTCAGCGCAGGCCACCGACGTCAGCGTCAATAAGGCGACGGCGAAGCTCTACCCGGTGGCGAATACGCCGGAAGCGATGCTGGCGCTGGGCGTGGACGGCGTGAAAAGCTATATCAAAACCATTGGCCTGTTTAACAGCAAAGCGGAAAACGTAATCAAGACCTGCCGCCTGCTGATTGAACGCCACAACAGCGTAGTGCCGGAAGATCGCGCCGCGCTGGAGGCGTTGCCTGGCGTTGGGCGTAAAACCGCCAATGTCGTGCTGAATACCGCATTTGGCTGGCCAACCATCGCCGTGGATACGCATATTTTTCGCGTCTGCAATCGTACCCGTTTTGCCCCGGGTAAAAACGTCGATCTGGTGGAAGAGAAGCTGCTGAAAGTGGTGCCAGCCGCTTTTAAAGTCGATTGCCATCACTGGTTTATTTTGCACGGCCGCTATACCTGTGTGGCACGAAAACCGCGTTGTGGCGCCTGCATTATCGAAGATCTGTGCGAATACGCTGATAAAACCGAGATTTAA
- the rsxB gene encoding electron transport complex subunit RsxB encodes MSAIWIAIISISALSLIFGGLLGYASRRFKVEEDPIVEQIDAVLPQSQCGQCGYPGCRPYADAVGNNGEAINKCAPGGEQTMLKLAELLNVEPQPIDGDASAKEPVRTVAWIDEENCIGCTKCIQACPVDAIVGATRAMHTVLSDVCTGCDLCVAPCPTDCIEMRPVATTTANWKWDLNSIPVRVIPADSHA; translated from the coding sequence ATGTCGGCAATCTGGATAGCAATCATTTCAATTAGCGCGCTGAGCCTGATTTTTGGCGGCCTGCTCGGCTACGCATCGCGTCGTTTCAAGGTCGAGGAAGATCCGATCGTGGAGCAAATTGACGCGGTGCTGCCGCAAAGCCAGTGCGGCCAGTGCGGTTATCCTGGCTGTCGCCCTTACGCCGACGCGGTGGGCAACAACGGCGAAGCGATCAACAAATGCGCGCCCGGCGGCGAGCAAACCATGCTCAAGCTGGCCGAACTGCTGAATGTCGAGCCACAGCCGATTGACGGCGACGCCAGCGCAAAAGAGCCGGTGCGTACCGTGGCCTGGATTGACGAAGAGAACTGCATTGGCTGCACCAAATGCATTCAGGCCTGCCCGGTTGACGCTATCGTTGGTGCCACACGCGCCATGCACACCGTGCTCAGCGACGTTTGCACCGGCTGCGATCTCTGCGTGGCGCCGTGCCCCACCGATTGCATAGAGATGCGCCCGGTTGCCACCACCACCGCCAACTGGAAGTGGGACCTTAATTCGATTCCTGTGCGGGTCATTCCCGCGGATAGCCATGCTTAA
- the ytfT gene encoding galactofuranose ABC transporter, ATP-binding protein YtfT → MLDSPTTTGKPPMQKRRLPPGMPQIAALILVLLVDSLVANNFFAIHLQDGRLFGSPIDILNRAAPVAILAIGMTLVIATGGIDLSVGAVMAIAGATAATMTVAGYPLLAIVLTTLAAGVLCGLWNGVLVALLKIQPFVATLILMVAGRGIAQLITQGQIVTFDSDALGFIGSGSLALIPVPVWITLLLALVVWVLTRKTALGLFIEAVGINLRAARNAGVNGWLVVMSTYVISGLCAAVAGLIVAADIRGADANNAGLWLELDAILAVVIGGASLLGGRFSLALSLIGALIIQAMNTGILLSGFPPELNQVVKAVVVMCVLLLQSPRVIALFKRGDRHG, encoded by the coding sequence ATGCTTGATTCGCCAACAACTACAGGGAAACCGCCGATGCAAAAGCGCAGGCTACCGCCCGGCATGCCGCAGATTGCGGCGCTGATTCTGGTGCTGCTGGTTGACAGCCTGGTGGCAAACAACTTTTTCGCCATTCATCTGCAGGATGGTCGGCTGTTCGGCAGCCCGATCGACATTCTCAACCGCGCGGCGCCGGTGGCGATTCTGGCTATCGGCATGACGCTGGTGATCGCGACTGGCGGCATCGATCTGTCGGTGGGCGCGGTGATGGCGATTGCCGGTGCCACCGCGGCCACCATGACCGTCGCGGGCTATCCGCTGCTGGCGATTGTGCTGACCACGCTGGCCGCGGGCGTGCTCTGCGGGCTGTGGAACGGCGTGCTGGTGGCGCTGCTGAAAATTCAGCCGTTTGTCGCCACGCTGATTTTGATGGTGGCGGGGCGCGGCATTGCGCAGCTGATTACCCAGGGACAAATTGTGACCTTCGACAGCGATGCGCTGGGCTTTATCGGCAGCGGATCGCTGGCGCTGATTCCGGTGCCGGTGTGGATCACGCTGCTGCTGGCGCTGGTGGTGTGGGTGCTGACGCGAAAAACCGCGCTGGGGCTGTTTATTGAAGCGGTCGGTATCAACCTGCGTGCCGCGCGCAACGCTGGCGTTAACGGCTGGCTGGTGGTGATGTCGACCTACGTGATCAGCGGCCTGTGCGCCGCGGTGGCGGGTTTGATCGTCGCAGCGGATATACGCGGAGCCGATGCCAATAACGCCGGATTGTGGCTGGAGCTGGATGCGATCCTGGCGGTGGTCATTGGCGGTGCGTCGCTGCTCGGCGGGCGCTTTAGCCTGGCGCTTTCGCTGATCGGCGCGCTGATTATTCAGGCAATGAACACCGGGATTCTGCTGTCGGGTTTTCCGCCAGAGCTGAATCAGGTGGTTAAAGCGGTGGTGGTGATGTGTGTGCTGCTGCTGCAATCCCCGCGCGTGATTGCGCTGTTTAAACGAGGAGATCGTCATGGTTAA
- the ytfQ gene encoding galactofuranose ABC transporter, galactofuranose-binding protein YtfQ, translated as MWKRLLLTTLISAAFSASALAADFTVGFSQVGSESGWRAAETSVAKSEAKKRGITLKIADGQQKQENQIKAVRSFIAQGVDAIFIAPVVQTGWEPVLEEAKDAKIPVFLLDRAIVVKDKSLYMAVVTADNVKEGRLIGDWLVKTVGDKQCNVVELQGTVGASVAIDRKKGFAEAIANAKNIKVIRSQSGDFTRSKGKEVMESFIKAENNGKNICMVYAHNDDMAIGAIQAIKEAGLKPGKDILTGSIDGVPDIYKAMLAGEANANVELTPNMAGPAFDALEKFRKDGTMPPKIIQTESKLYLPADAQAQLDTKKGMGY; from the coding sequence ATGTGGAAGCGTTTACTCTTAACCACGCTCATCAGTGCGGCTTTTTCCGCGTCAGCGCTGGCAGCAGATTTTACCGTTGGCTTTTCTCAGGTTGGTTCCGAATCGGGCTGGCGTGCCGCTGAAACCAGCGTAGCGAAAAGCGAGGCTAAAAAGCGCGGTATTACGCTGAAAATTGCCGATGGCCAGCAGAAACAGGAGAACCAAATCAAGGCGGTGCGCTCTTTTATTGCGCAGGGCGTTGATGCCATTTTCATTGCGCCAGTAGTGCAAACCGGCTGGGAGCCGGTGCTGGAAGAAGCCAAAGATGCGAAGATTCCGGTATTCCTGCTCGATCGCGCCATCGTGGTGAAAGATAAATCGCTCTACATGGCGGTGGTCACCGCTGATAACGTCAAGGAAGGGCGCCTGATTGGTGACTGGCTGGTGAAAACCGTCGGCGACAAACAGTGTAACGTGGTGGAGCTGCAGGGCACGGTAGGCGCCAGCGTGGCGATCGATCGTAAGAAAGGCTTTGCCGAGGCGATTGCCAACGCCAAAAATATCAAGGTCATCCGCTCTCAGTCTGGCGACTTTACCCGCAGCAAAGGCAAAGAGGTGATGGAGAGCTTTATCAAGGCTGAGAACAACGGCAAAAATATCTGCATGGTTTACGCGCATAACGATGATATGGCGATCGGCGCCATTCAGGCGATCAAAGAAGCTGGCCTGAAACCGGGCAAAGATATCCTCACCGGTTCGATTGATGGCGTGCCGGACATCTACAAAGCGATGCTGGCCGGTGAAGCCAACGCCAACGTTGAACTGACGCCAAACATGGCCGGTCCGGCGTTCGATGCGCTGGAGAAATTCCGCAAAGATGGCACCATGCCGCCAAAAATCATTCAGACCGAATCAAAACTCTATCTGCCCGCCGATGCGCAGGCACAGTTAGACACCAAAAAAGGCATGGGTTACTGA